The Halomonas sp. KG2 genome contains a region encoding:
- a CDS encoding glutathione S-transferase family protein, with the protein MILHDYLPSGNGYKVRLLLNLLDRPYDYRHYDIVHGETRTPAFLQKNPTGKIPVLELDDGRFLSESNAILYYLAQGSNYWPEDRWNQAQALRWMNFEQYSHEPNIATPRFWLTHLGLNDERQAQLAGKQALGREALAVMDDHLARQEWFVAGRYTIADIALFAYTHVAEDGGFRLANYPNVCRWLNRVASHPNHIAIIAE; encoded by the coding sequence ATGATCTTGCACGACTACCTACCCTCCGGCAACGGCTACAAAGTGCGTCTATTACTGAATTTGCTGGATAGACCCTATGACTATCGCCATTACGATATCGTGCATGGAGAAACGCGAACCCCGGCATTCTTGCAGAAGAACCCCACCGGCAAGATTCCTGTACTCGAGCTCGACGACGGCCGCTTTCTCAGCGAATCGAACGCCATTCTCTACTATCTAGCCCAAGGGAGTAATTATTGGCCAGAAGATCGCTGGAACCAAGCCCAGGCCCTGCGCTGGATGAACTTTGAACAGTACAGCCACGAACCCAATATCGCCACACCGCGCTTCTGGCTAACTCACCTTGGCCTGAATGATGAACGCCAAGCTCAGCTAGCGGGTAAACAAGCATTGGGGCGCGAAGCGCTAGCGGTGATGGACGATCACTTAGCAAGACAGGAGTGGTTCGTAGCAGGCCGCTACACCATCGCGGATATTGCCCTGTTCGCCTATACCCATGTCGCGGAAGATGGCGGGTTCAGATTGGCGAACTACCCCAACGTTTGCCGATGGCTGAATCGGGTAGCGTCTCACCCGAACCACATTGCGATCATAGCGGAGTAA
- a CDS encoding LysR substrate-binding domain-containing protein — translation MDMDLLRTYIAVVDTGSLTRAARQVHRTQAALSMQMKRLEEQVGCSLFFKEGRNLELTNEGKRLVSYARRLLAMHDEALVQLRSSAALPTLRIGSPDDYAQSLLPLLVDTLHDQHPNVQLQLICAPTITLRNQLDEGALDLAILTRAANSDEGHVLMLDRGIWIQHPEFDWQQHATLPLALYEADCKFHSAALDGLNKTRRAYRIKALSANAGALMGLVRQGKAITAAATASLPSDLVEVSAAHEMPALPSIDIVLVSSSSGHPLVSVSWAGELAKALSLRLHET, via the coding sequence ATGGATATGGATCTCCTGCGCACCTATATTGCCGTGGTTGATACCGGTAGCCTTACCCGTGCCGCGCGTCAGGTGCACCGAACCCAGGCCGCACTTAGTATGCAAATGAAGCGGCTGGAAGAGCAGGTTGGCTGCAGCTTGTTCTTTAAAGAAGGCCGCAATCTAGAGCTCACCAACGAGGGCAAACGTCTTGTCAGCTACGCTCGCAGATTGCTGGCAATGCATGATGAGGCGCTAGTTCAACTGAGATCGAGTGCCGCTTTACCGACGTTGCGTATTGGCAGCCCAGATGACTACGCCCAGAGCCTGCTACCTTTGTTGGTAGATACCCTTCATGACCAACACCCCAATGTCCAACTACAGCTGATATGCGCACCTACCATCACGTTGAGAAACCAGCTGGATGAGGGAGCACTGGACTTGGCTATCCTGACGCGAGCGGCCAACAGTGATGAGGGCCATGTGCTGATGCTTGATAGGGGAATCTGGATCCAGCACCCGGAATTCGACTGGCAGCAGCACGCAACGTTGCCTTTGGCTCTCTATGAAGCCGACTGCAAATTTCACAGCGCTGCGCTGGATGGCCTGAACAAAACACGCCGCGCTTACCGCATTAAGGCGCTCAGTGCCAACGCAGGAGCTTTGATGGGGCTGGTTCGGCAGGGTAAGGCCATCACGGCGGCGGCGACGGCTTCCTTGCCGAGTGATTTGGTCGAAGTCAGTGCTGCCCATGAAATGCCGGCACTGCCTAGTATTGATATTGTGCTGGTCAGCTCTTCCTCTGGGCATCCTTTGGTGTCGGTGAGTTGGGCGGGAGAGTTGGCAAAAGCGTTATCGCTTAGGCTGCACGAGACATAG
- a CDS encoding GNAT family N-acetyltransferase, giving the protein MSEGLFFPVIETERLTLQPLATDDSESLLDIFSSPEVMKYWNTAPWSDIQDALDFIDVSNGSMLREESLVLGIYLKSTSDLVGKCMLFSYDKESKRAEVGFGLGQRYWGKGYINEAGEALIQYGFNALGLRRIEAEIDPDNHASAKALEKLGFTLEGVLRQRWEVNGVVSDSALYGRLISDPSSTSRD; this is encoded by the coding sequence ATGTCAGAAGGGTTGTTTTTCCCAGTGATCGAAACCGAACGGCTGACACTGCAGCCATTAGCAACCGATGATTCAGAAAGCCTGCTAGACATATTTTCTTCTCCTGAAGTGATGAAATATTGGAATACGGCACCTTGGTCAGATATTCAGGACGCTTTGGATTTTATTGATGTCAGCAACGGTTCGATGCTGCGTGAAGAGTCACTAGTGCTTGGGATATATCTGAAGTCAACAAGTGATCTGGTGGGGAAGTGCATGCTGTTTAGTTATGACAAAGAGTCTAAGCGTGCTGAGGTCGGCTTTGGCTTAGGCCAGCGCTATTGGGGCAAAGGCTATATTAATGAAGCGGGTGAAGCCTTGATACAGTATGGCTTTAATGCACTGGGGCTTCGTCGTATTGAAGCTGAAATTGACCCAGATAATCACGCTTCAGCGAAAGCGCTTGAGAAGCTTGGCTTTACTCTAGAAGGGGTGCTTCGGCAGCGATGGGAAGTGAACGGTGTTGTCTCTGATTCCGCGTTGTATGGAAGGCTGATAAGTGACCCGTCGTCAACCTCCCGCGATTAA
- the bla gene encoding class A beta-lactamase has product MTVDCKQRVSRWIISICLIAVPSVLMAQDDNLLTEVDRIERQLDARVGFAAYDLETEQRWEYNADQLFAMSSTFKTLACAVLLQRVDEGSEQLERRVEVSASDIVTYSPVTEAYADNREISLFELCEATMTTSDNTAANLILQAIGGPQAVTAFVRELGDSVTRLDRWETELNEAAPHDERDTSTPNAMVSNLEKLVVGNALSPQSKNQLREWLVNNEVADGLFRSQMPDEWVIGDRTGAGGFGSRSITAVIWPPGREPTIVAFYITETDASFEERNSAIAELGSVIRDVIETSSAL; this is encoded by the coding sequence ATGACAGTGGATTGCAAACAACGAGTTTCGCGCTGGATTATATCGATTTGCTTAATAGCGGTTCCTTCTGTGTTGATGGCTCAGGATGATAATTTGCTTACAGAGGTTGATCGTATAGAGAGACAGTTGGATGCACGTGTTGGTTTTGCAGCCTATGACCTGGAAACTGAGCAGCGCTGGGAATACAACGCAGACCAACTGTTCGCGATGTCCAGTACCTTTAAAACCTTAGCGTGTGCAGTGCTGCTGCAGCGTGTGGATGAAGGAAGTGAGCAACTCGAAAGACGAGTGGAAGTATCGGCTTCTGACATTGTTACTTATTCACCCGTTACCGAAGCGTATGCGGATAACCGGGAAATATCGCTATTTGAACTCTGCGAGGCGACGATGACAACCAGCGATAACACCGCGGCTAACCTGATCTTACAGGCGATTGGTGGACCACAGGCCGTGACGGCGTTTGTGAGAGAGTTGGGGGATAGTGTCACGCGTTTGGACCGTTGGGAGACAGAGTTAAACGAGGCTGCTCCACATGATGAGCGTGATACCTCCACGCCCAATGCAATGGTGAGTAACCTTGAGAAGCTGGTAGTGGGAAACGCGCTATCGCCTCAGTCGAAAAACCAACTGCGTGAATGGTTGGTCAATAATGAAGTGGCTGATGGCTTGTTTAGGTCACAAATGCCTGATGAGTGGGTAATTGGAGATCGAACGGGAGCCGGTGGTTTTGGTTCAAGATCGATTACCGCTGTTATATGGCCGCCCGGGCGCGAGCCTACCATCGTGGCGTTTTATATCACCGAAACGGACGCATCATTTGAAGAACGAAATAGCGCGATAGCAGAACTGGGAAGTGTGATTAGAGATGTTATTGAGACGAGTAGCGCTTTGTAG
- a CDS encoding LysR family transcriptional regulator has protein sequence MDTQSLQAFLAVAETQSFSRAAEQLYLTQPAVSKRIATLEDQLGTRLFDRIGRRIALTEAGNVLLPKAQHILFTVEDSRRALANLSGQVGGKLMLATSHHIGLHRLPPLLKQYTHRHPEVALDLHFLDSELAYQGVVDGTLEMAIVTLAPHPVEQLHVVELWRDRLCFVCATDHPLAQRTRYTSSPLSLTELCEFNCVLPGAKTFTRTLIGQRFAEVGLQLPVSMATNYLETLKMMCSVGLGWSLLPENMIDSELIELNVDTASIQRPLGYLVHTSRTLSNAAKKMIEELESTRHVTLN, from the coding sequence GTGGATACTCAAAGCCTGCAAGCATTTCTGGCCGTTGCCGAAACCCAGAGCTTTTCCCGCGCGGCGGAACAGCTGTATTTAACGCAGCCTGCAGTAAGCAAACGCATCGCTACTCTGGAAGACCAACTTGGCACCCGGTTATTTGACCGCATCGGGCGGCGTATTGCGCTGACCGAAGCGGGCAATGTATTACTTCCCAAAGCACAGCACATACTGTTTACCGTGGAAGACAGCCGCCGAGCACTTGCCAATCTTTCTGGCCAAGTAGGCGGTAAGCTAATGCTAGCCACCAGTCACCACATCGGTCTACACCGACTGCCACCGCTGTTAAAGCAATACACTCATCGCCACCCGGAAGTGGCGCTAGACCTGCACTTTCTGGACTCAGAGCTAGCCTACCAAGGCGTGGTCGACGGCACGCTGGAGATGGCAATAGTCACTCTCGCCCCCCACCCCGTTGAACAGCTTCACGTGGTAGAGCTATGGCGCGACCGGCTGTGTTTTGTCTGCGCCACCGACCACCCATTGGCGCAGCGTACCCGCTACACTAGCAGCCCGCTCAGCTTGACTGAATTATGTGAATTCAATTGCGTGCTGCCAGGTGCCAAAACCTTTACCCGCACCTTGATTGGCCAACGTTTTGCCGAAGTGGGCCTACAGCTTCCCGTTAGCATGGCGACCAACTATTTAGAAACGCTGAAAATGATGTGCAGCGTGGGCCTTGGCTGGAGCCTGTTACCTGAAAACATGATCGATAGCGAACTCATCGAGCTCAATGTAGACACCGCCTCCATCCAGCGCCCGTTGGGCTATCTCGTCCACACCAGTCGTACGCTTTCCAATGCCGCTAAAAAAATGATTGAAGAACTGGAAAGTACCCGCCACGTCACTCTCAACTAG
- the leuC gene encoding 3-isopropylmalate dehydratase large subunit, which yields MSGQTLYDKLWNQHLVKQRDDGTALIYIDRQLLHEVTSPQAFEGLRLANRKPWRLDANLATPDHNVPTTVKERAEGNSGIKDPVSLIQVQTLDDNCLEYGIEEFKINDPRQGIVHVVGPEQGATLPGMTVVCGDSHTATHGAFGALAHGIGTSEVEHVMATQCLLAQKMKNMQVRVEGELGLGVTAKDVVLAIIGKIGTAGGTGYAIEFAGSAIESLSMEGRMTVCNMAIEAGARVGLIAVDDTTIDYLAERPFAPTAEQWEAAVADWRNLVSDADAQFDKVVTLQADEIEPQVSWGTSPEMVTGISGQVPDPQAALDDTVQRSHARALEYMGLQANQKITDIKLDKVFIGSCTNSRIEDLREAAKVAKGNKVAGSIKLAMVVPGSGLVKRQAEAEGLDKIFIEAGFEWREPGCSMCLAMNADKLGAGEHCASTSNRNFEGRQGYGGRTHLVSPAMAAAAAIAGHFVDVRTLPANDTSHAQEA from the coding sequence ATGTCAGGTCAAACGCTTTACGACAAACTCTGGAATCAACATTTGGTGAAACAGCGTGACGACGGCACGGCGTTGATCTATATCGACCGCCAGTTGCTTCACGAAGTCACCTCGCCCCAGGCGTTTGAAGGCCTGCGCCTGGCTAATCGTAAGCCTTGGCGTTTAGATGCTAACTTGGCAACGCCGGACCACAACGTGCCTACGACGGTAAAAGAGCGCGCTGAAGGCAATAGCGGTATTAAAGACCCCGTATCGTTAATCCAAGTACAAACCTTGGACGATAACTGCCTTGAGTACGGCATTGAAGAGTTCAAAATCAACGACCCGCGCCAGGGTATCGTGCACGTGGTAGGCCCAGAGCAGGGCGCAACGTTGCCCGGTATGACCGTGGTGTGCGGCGACTCCCACACCGCTACCCACGGTGCGTTTGGTGCCTTGGCCCATGGTATTGGCACCTCAGAAGTTGAGCACGTTATGGCGACCCAGTGCTTGCTGGCGCAAAAAATGAAGAACATGCAAGTGCGCGTGGAAGGCGAGCTTGGCCTGGGCGTGACCGCTAAAGACGTGGTGTTGGCGATTATTGGCAAGATTGGCACCGCTGGTGGTACGGGCTATGCCATTGAGTTTGCCGGTAGTGCGATTGAGTCGCTCTCTATGGAAGGCCGCATGACCGTATGCAACATGGCCATTGAAGCTGGCGCCCGTGTGGGCTTGATTGCCGTCGATGACACGACGATTGATTACCTGGCCGAGCGTCCCTTTGCGCCCACTGCAGAGCAGTGGGAAGCAGCGGTCGCTGACTGGCGCAACCTGGTTTCCGATGCTGACGCGCAGTTCGATAAAGTGGTTACACTGCAAGCTGACGAGATCGAACCTCAGGTCAGTTGGGGGACTAGCCCGGAAATGGTCACCGGTATTTCCGGCCAAGTGCCAGATCCCCAAGCCGCGTTGGATGACACCGTGCAGCGCAGCCACGCGCGGGCCCTCGAGTATATGGGCTTGCAGGCAAACCAGAAAATTACCGATATAAAGCTCGACAAAGTATTTATCGGCTCCTGTACTAACTCGCGTATTGAGGATTTACGCGAAGCGGCCAAGGTAGCGAAAGGCAATAAAGTTGCTGGCTCTATTAAGCTTGCCATGGTGGTGCCGGGCTCTGGTTTGGTGAAACGCCAGGCGGAAGCAGAAGGCTTGGATAAAATCTTTATTGAAGCAGGCTTTGAGTGGCGTGAACCGGGTTGCTCAATGTGCTTGGCAATGAATGCCGACAAGTTGGGCGCTGGTGAACACTGTGCATCAACGTCTAACCGCAATTTTGAAGGTCGTCAGGGGTATGGCGGTCGCACGCATCTGGTGAGCCCTGCGATGGCCGCGGCAGCAGCGATTGCTGGTCACTTTGTTGATGTACGCACCTTACCCGCTAACGACACTAGCCACGCGCAGGAGGCCTAA
- the leuD gene encoding 3-isopropylmalate dehydratase small subunit, translated as MKKFERLEGIVAPLDRANVDTDLIIPKQFLKSIKRTGFGVNLFDELRYLDEGQPGQDCSQRPLNPDFVLNQPRYQGAEVLLARRNFGCGSSREHAPWALEDFGFKAVIAPSFADIFYNNAFKNGILLITLEEDVVDRLFTEVAGSEGYQLDVDLENQRVITPSGEILEFEVDAFRKHCLLNGLDDIGITLQDEDAIRAFEEKHRQQRPWLFRQPA; from the coding sequence ATGAAAAAGTTTGAACGTTTAGAAGGAATCGTCGCGCCGCTTGACCGTGCTAATGTCGATACCGACCTGATTATTCCGAAGCAGTTTTTGAAGTCGATTAAGCGCACAGGCTTTGGCGTGAACCTGTTTGATGAACTGCGCTACCTGGATGAAGGCCAGCCAGGACAAGACTGTTCGCAGCGTCCTCTGAACCCAGATTTTGTCTTGAACCAACCGCGTTACCAAGGTGCTGAAGTATTGCTGGCGCGTCGCAACTTTGGCTGTGGTAGTTCCCGCGAGCACGCCCCGTGGGCGCTGGAAGATTTTGGTTTCAAAGCGGTGATTGCGCCAAGCTTTGCCGATATTTTCTACAACAATGCTTTCAAAAACGGCATTCTGCTGATTACCTTGGAAGAAGATGTTGTTGACCGCCTGTTTACGGAAGTGGCAGGCAGTGAAGGCTATCAATTAGACGTAGATTTAGAAAATCAGCGGGTCATTACGCCCAGTGGCGAAATTCTCGAATTTGAGGTGGATGCGTTCCGTAAGCACTGCCTGCTGAACGGCTTGGACGATATTGGTATTACCCTGCAGGACGAAGACGCAATTCGCGCGTTTGAAGAAAAACACCGCCAGCAGCGTCCTTGGTTGTTCCGTCAGCCTGCGTAA
- the leuB gene encoding 3-isopropylmalate dehydrogenase, whose product MTHKVLLLPGDGIGPEIAAQAARLLKACQEAGLDIDVEEGLVGGSAYDVHGEPLPAETLEKAKAASAILLGAVGGPKWDTLEDLSKRPEKGLLGLRKNLGLFGNLRPAMLYPQLASASSLKPELVAGLDIMIVRELTGGIYFGQPRGIEERNGERVGFNTYIYSESEIERIGRVAFEMAQKRGKKLCSVDKANVLEVTILWREVMERLAPEYPDVELSHMYVDNAAMQLVRAPKQFDVVVTGNMFGDILSDAAAMLTGSIGMLPSASLNESGQGMYEPCHGSAPDIAGQNIANPLAMMLSVAMMLRYSLNETAMAERIEAAVGSVLDNGLRTADIASEGTRRVSTDEMGDAVLAAFAKN is encoded by the coding sequence ATGACTCATAAGGTATTACTGCTGCCGGGTGATGGTATTGGCCCTGAAATTGCGGCTCAGGCGGCTCGCTTGCTGAAGGCCTGTCAGGAAGCTGGTTTGGATATCGACGTCGAAGAAGGCCTTGTCGGTGGCTCTGCTTACGATGTTCACGGTGAGCCACTGCCTGCTGAAACTCTTGAAAAAGCCAAGGCAGCCAGTGCTATTTTGCTGGGCGCTGTTGGTGGCCCCAAATGGGACACTCTCGAAGACCTTTCCAAGCGTCCTGAAAAAGGCCTGTTAGGTCTGCGGAAAAACTTAGGTTTGTTCGGCAACCTGCGTCCGGCCATGCTTTATCCGCAGTTGGCTAGCGCCTCTAGCTTGAAGCCGGAGTTAGTGGCTGGGCTGGATATTATGATTGTCCGCGAGCTTACCGGTGGCATCTATTTCGGCCAGCCACGTGGCATTGAAGAGCGCAACGGCGAGCGGGTGGGTTTTAACACCTATATCTACTCTGAAAGCGAAATTGAGCGTATTGGTCGCGTCGCCTTTGAAATGGCTCAGAAGCGCGGCAAAAAGCTCTGCTCGGTAGATAAAGCCAACGTGTTGGAAGTCACTATTCTGTGGCGTGAAGTGATGGAGCGTTTGGCACCGGAGTACCCGGATGTTGAGCTTTCCCATATGTACGTGGATAACGCCGCCATGCAGCTGGTGCGCGCGCCGAAACAGTTTGATGTGGTAGTGACGGGCAACATGTTTGGCGATATTCTTTCCGATGCCGCTGCCATGCTTACCGGCTCTATCGGCATGTTGCCTTCAGCGTCGCTAAACGAGAGTGGGCAGGGTATGTACGAGCCTTGCCACGGTAGCGCGCCGGATATCGCTGGGCAGAATATTGCTAACCCATTAGCAATGATGCTGTCGGTCGCGATGATGTTGCGCTATTCATTGAATGAAACCGCCATGGCTGAGCGCATTGAAGCCGCTGTTGGTAGTGTGTTGGATAATGGCTTGCGTACTGCTGACATTGCCTCTGAAGGAACGCGCCGTGTCTCTACCGATGAGATGGGTGATGCTGTATTGGCGGCCTTCGCAAAAAATTAA
- the asd gene encoding aspartate-semialdehyde dehydrogenase, with product MLKVGFVGWRGMVGSVLMQRMQEDGDFNGIEPVFFTTSQVGQPGPDIGVDVPPLKDAFDIDALKALDVVVTCQGGDYTKPVYKDLREAGWKGYWIDAASTLRMEDEATIILDPVNRKVIDNQLAKGAKTFVGGNCTVSLMLMGLGGLFEADMVEWMTSMTYQAASGSGAKHMRELLNQMGQLRDSVGEELKDTSSEILDIDRKVTAAMRSGDFPTDNFGAPLAGSLLPWIDTKLDNGQSREEWKGSVETNKILGLQNNPIPIDGLCVRIGAMRSHSQAFTIKLKQDVPLDEIEDRIAKHNEWVQLIPNDKDATVAGLTPAAATGTLQVPVGRLRKLNMGGEYLSAFSVGDQLLWGAAEPLKRMLKILREQ from the coding sequence ATGTTGAAAGTCGGTTTCGTGGGATGGCGTGGCATGGTTGGCTCAGTGCTGATGCAGCGCATGCAGGAAGATGGTGATTTTAACGGTATTGAACCGGTATTTTTCACCACCTCCCAAGTTGGTCAGCCTGGCCCCGATATCGGCGTGGACGTGCCTCCACTGAAAGATGCGTTTGATATTGATGCGTTAAAAGCACTGGACGTGGTGGTTACCTGTCAAGGTGGCGACTATACCAAGCCGGTTTATAAAGACTTGCGTGAGGCGGGTTGGAAAGGCTACTGGATTGATGCGGCCAGCACCCTGCGTATGGAAGACGAAGCGACCATTATTCTGGATCCGGTCAATCGTAAGGTGATCGATAACCAGTTGGCGAAGGGTGCTAAAACTTTTGTTGGCGGCAACTGCACCGTAAGCCTGATGCTGATGGGCTTGGGTGGCTTGTTCGAAGCAGACATGGTCGAGTGGATGACTTCCATGACGTACCAAGCAGCTTCCGGTTCAGGCGCCAAGCACATGCGCGAGCTGTTGAACCAAATGGGTCAACTGCGCGACAGCGTAGGCGAAGAGCTTAAAGATACCTCTAGCGAGATTCTGGATATCGACCGTAAAGTGACGGCTGCGATGCGCAGTGGTGACTTCCCCACGGATAATTTCGGTGCGCCGTTAGCGGGTAGCTTGCTGCCATGGATTGATACCAAGCTTGATAACGGCCAAAGCCGTGAAGAGTGGAAGGGCAGCGTTGAGACTAACAAGATCTTAGGTTTGCAAAATAACCCGATCCCCATCGATGGCCTTTGCGTGCGCATTGGTGCAATGCGTTCTCACAGCCAAGCGTTCACTATTAAGCTGAAGCAAGATGTGCCGCTTGACGAGATTGAAGATCGCATTGCCAAGCATAATGAGTGGGTTCAACTGATCCCGAACGACAAAGACGCTACAGTTGCTGGCCTAACGCCCGCTGCTGCGACTGGCACGCTGCAAGTACCGGTCGGTCGTCTTCGCAAGCTGAATATGGGCGGCGAATATTTGTCAGCTTTCAGTGTTGGTGACCAGTTGTTATGGGGTGCTGCCGAGCCGCTCAAGCGTATGCTGAAGATCTTACGCGAGCAGTAG
- a CDS encoding LysM peptidoglycan-binding domain-containing protein, translating into MRKQLTGMLGLSLSAISPLAVALGLGQATVNSPLDAPLEATVPLQESERFALSDLRVDLANESAFRALGLEWTPLTASISVQVQEQPAGHRLLLRSSQAVHEPWLDLLLTISSPEGRQTRALTLLFDPPEYALGSPVDAIGLAEATSRAAVSMASAARDIVYVASGDTLWSVAARVKPADVTIQQMMTALLAANPAAFPTGNVDELRAGQTLNIPTRQQVMSRTSSNAAQAIQAMRQPVGRQVEPQEKPESLSDLSVEQVGEPAMESVDQGTNSSPQTSDTVAIEQVLAEQLLEGQDRLLAALDEREEMHEELAVLRQEVASLTQALSASLRELQQAQEISDVLAGSAALMANSHTANEVPNLNHSQSASGTLVERITAYQWPLASTALALLLGALVWSRRRRERQWEDVPPTSSVYNADAMPTATSSPATSSPTTPSPATSSPTMPSSTTEPPARDSSAADTVSANSEPVPIGEAERQKKPSPPGMGSSQYGWKSAEERWEVEEVAFESRRRDNGTP; encoded by the coding sequence ATGAGAAAACAATTAACAGGGATGTTGGGACTTTCGCTAAGTGCTATTAGTCCACTAGCAGTGGCGCTTGGGTTGGGTCAGGCAACGGTCAACTCACCATTAGATGCGCCGCTTGAGGCCACTGTGCCGCTTCAGGAAAGTGAGCGTTTCGCGCTGAGTGATTTACGTGTCGACCTGGCAAACGAATCGGCGTTTAGAGCGTTAGGGTTGGAGTGGACACCCCTTACCGCAAGTATCAGTGTTCAGGTTCAGGAGCAGCCTGCCGGGCATCGACTTTTGCTGCGCTCTTCCCAGGCAGTTCATGAGCCATGGTTGGATCTACTGTTAACGATTTCTTCGCCAGAAGGGCGACAAACGCGCGCTTTAACGCTGTTGTTTGATCCACCCGAGTACGCGTTAGGCAGCCCTGTTGACGCCATTGGCTTGGCCGAAGCGACCAGCAGAGCAGCCGTTTCTATGGCATCGGCCGCACGCGATATTGTCTACGTAGCCAGTGGTGATACTCTTTGGAGCGTTGCCGCAAGGGTGAAGCCAGCCGATGTAACCATTCAACAAATGATGACGGCGCTCTTAGCCGCTAATCCCGCTGCATTTCCCACTGGCAATGTAGATGAGCTCCGTGCAGGCCAGACGCTCAATATCCCTACCCGTCAACAGGTTATGTCGCGAACGTCCAGCAATGCTGCCCAGGCGATTCAAGCGATGCGTCAGCCTGTGGGCCGTCAGGTTGAACCCCAAGAAAAACCTGAAAGCCTTAGTGATTTGAGCGTGGAGCAGGTGGGCGAGCCAGCCATGGAAAGTGTCGACCAAGGCACTAATTCATCCCCGCAAACATCCGATACTGTCGCCATCGAACAAGTGCTCGCTGAACAGCTGTTGGAGGGCCAGGATAGGCTGCTAGCGGCGCTTGACGAGCGCGAAGAAATGCATGAGGAGCTAGCTGTGCTGCGTCAAGAGGTGGCGTCGCTAACCCAAGCACTAAGCGCTTCTCTGCGCGAGCTTCAGCAAGCTCAAGAAATATCTGATGTGCTGGCGGGGAGTGCCGCGTTGATGGCAAACAGTCATACAGCTAACGAGGTACCTAACTTGAACCATTCACAGAGTGCGTCAGGCACGCTTGTTGAACGCATTACTGCCTATCAATGGCCGCTTGCTAGTACTGCGTTAGCGCTTTTGTTGGGAGCGCTAGTATGGTCGCGTAGGCGTCGTGAACGGCAGTGGGAAGATGTTCCGCCCACTTCCTCGGTTTATAACGCTGATGCGATGCCAACGGCTACGTCTTCACCTGCTACGTCTTCACCTACCACGCCTTCACCTGCTACGTCTTCACCTACTATGCCTTCATCTACTACTGAGCCACCAGCGCGGGATTCATCGGCGGCGGATACAGTATCAGCTAACAGTGAGCCAGTACCGATAGGTGAGGCCGAACGGCAGAAGAAACCTTCGCCTCCAGGCATGGGGAGCAGCCAATATGGATGGAAGAGCGCCGAAGAACGCTGGGAAGTCGAAGAGGTGGCATTTGAGTCTCGACGTCGGGATAATGGCACACCCTAA